Proteins from one Immundisolibacter sp. genomic window:
- a CDS encoding DNA-3-methyladenine glycosylase I: protein MNASSSQTIAAVHCPWARTELDIAYHDHEWGVPQHDDRELFELLILEGAQAGLSWSTILNKRPAYRAAYREFDVARVAAFDDADRARLIADAGIVRNRLKIDASIGNARAFLAVQREFGSFDRYLWQWVDGQPRHNLWQEMSQVPARTALSDALSADLRRRGFKFVGSTICYAYMQAVGLVNDHLQSCPRWAALARD, encoded by the coding sequence CGACATCGCTTATCACGACCATGAATGGGGCGTGCCCCAGCATGACGACCGGGAGCTGTTCGAGTTGCTGATTCTTGAAGGCGCGCAGGCCGGCCTGTCCTGGTCGACCATCCTGAACAAGCGGCCAGCCTACCGGGCCGCGTATCGTGAGTTCGATGTGGCCCGCGTGGCGGCTTTCGACGATGCCGACCGGGCACGACTGATTGCGGACGCAGGTATTGTGCGCAATCGGCTGAAGATCGACGCCTCAATCGGCAATGCGCGGGCCTTTCTGGCAGTACAACGGGAGTTCGGCAGCTTCGACCGCTACCTGTGGCAGTGGGTCGATGGCCAACCGCGCCACAACCTGTGGCAGGAGATGTCCCAGGTGCCAGCCCGTACGGCGTTGTCCGATGCGCTCAGCGCGGACCTTAGACGTCGCGGCTTCAAGTTCGTGGGCAGCACGATCTGTTACGCCTACATGCAGGCGGTCGGCCTGGTAAACGACCACCTGCAAAGCTGTCCGCGCTGGGCGGCGCTGGCCAGGGATTAA